The Pygocentrus nattereri isolate fPygNat1 chromosome 1, fPygNat1.pri, whole genome shotgun sequence genome window below encodes:
- the LOC108443842 gene encoding cytosolic phospholipase A2 gamma-like isoform X1, whose protein sequence is MDQDRSGKSSEVRIGHSLNEAERCHLATRIKTVLHCLKQNGISCSEDEVPNIALLGSGGGLRAMIALLGLVSQLKEEGLLDCIMYLSGVSGSTWCMASLYKELDWSTKLETVKENIVQRLADGSVSWLKRGLKLAKYHSEKDNFTLTDVFSALIVSHMVKEIDEHKVSEQRSNYTNEPYPIYTVIDKKCKHEGLNADPWFEITPDESGYSLTGAFVDSSCWGSEFENGKKIKDQPEMDMLYLQGLCGSAFGDIGQHLNLLYEALKYLITDKVGCAEESHTPQTQDVQNGYLMLLTLVELNLCVLRKEDPTVHLRTMKDLLKDKYDEAKNMTVHLEKLMTSEGKLPESELKDYTLSVCSSVTDMFKVWGVSDDFWFYILRSIEKTVKWIWGTTYNYLFAMEAQDVDLSIIYSEKRDYMDAGLLLNIPFFSVLRKERKIDLIISLDCNCLTPFKSVVRAAELCQDLNIPFPEVVAPPEGTELQDFYVFRGYGKAPTVVHIPLFNAVNCKGEILEWMKKYHTFRLDYSRSEITDLMEKAGVNIKNNKEKLLKVIGDIIEEKKVK, encoded by the exons ATGGACCAGGACAGAAGTGGTAAAAg CAGTGAGGTGAGAATTGGTCACTCTCTAAATGAAGCAGAGAGGTGCCATTTGGCCACAAGGATAAAGACTGTTCTCCACTGCCTGAAGCAGAATGGTATATCCTGCAGTGAG GACGAGGTGCCTAACATCGCATTGCTGGGCTCTGGTGGTGGTTTGAGAGCGATGATTGCACTACTGGGATTAGTGAGTCAGCTGAAAGAAGAGGGACTGCTGGACTGCATCATGTACCTGAGTGGAGTTTCAGGATCTACCTG GTGCATGGCATCATTATATAAAGAACTGGACTGGTCCACCAAACTGGAGACTGTGAAAGAAAACATTGTCCAAAGGCTTGCTGACGGCAGTGTCAGTTGGTTGAAAAGGGGTCTAAAACTGGCAAAATACCATTCAGAAAAAGACAATTTCACCCTGACAGATGTGTTTTCAGCACTGATTGTGTCTCACATGGTGAAAGAG ATTGATGAACACAAAGTCTCAGAGCAGAGAAGCAACTACACCAATGAACCGTATcccatttacactgtgattGACAAGAAGTGTAAACATGAAGGACTGAATGCAG aTCCTTGGTTTGAGATCACTCCAGATGAGTCAGGTTATTCTCTCACTGGAGCCTTTGTGGATTCCTCCTGTTGGGGAAGTGAGTTTGAGAATGGAAAGAAGATTAAAGACCAGCCTGAGATGGACATGCTGTATTTACAAG GCTTGTGTGGCAGTGCCTTCGGAGATATTGGACAGCACCTTAACTTACTCTATGAGGCACTAAAATATCTGATTACAG ACAAAGTAGGATGCGCAGAAGAGAGTCATACACCACAAACACAAGATGTGCAGAATGGTTACCTGATGCTCTTAACACTTGTGGAACTCAACCTTTGTGTGTTAAGAAAGGAGGATCCTACAGTTCACCTCAGAACCATGAAGGACTTACTGAAAG ATAAATATGATGAAGCGAAAAACATGACTGTCCATCTAGAGAAGCTGATGACATCAGAAGGGAAACTCCCAGAGTCCGAGTTAAAGGACTACACCCTGTCTGTATGCAGTTCTGTCACTGACATGTTTAAGGTGTGGGGTGTTTCTGATG atttttggTTTTACATTCTGAGATCTATAGAGAAAACTGTTAAGTGGATCTGGGGAACAACTTATAACTACCTCTTCGCGATGGAAG CTCAAGATGTTGACCTCAGTATCATTTACTCAGAGAAGAGAGACTACATGGATGCTGGACTGTTACTCAACATACCCTTTTTCTCAGTGCTGAGAAAAGAACGAAAAATCGACCTCATCATTTCCCTTGACTGTAATTGTTTGACTCCGTTTAAG TCAGTGGTTCGCGCTGCTGAACTATGCCAAGACCTTAACATTCCTTTCCCTGAAGTTGTTGCACCTCCTGAAGGTACAGAACTACAGGACTTCTATGTGTTTAGAGGATATGGCAAAGCTCCAACTGTGGTTCACATCCCTCTTTTCAATGCAGTCAACTGCAAAG GAGAAATTCTGGAGTGGATGAAAAAATATCACACCTTTCGACTGGACTACAGTCGTAGTGAGATCACAGATCTTATGGAGAAAGCTGGAGtaaacatcaaaaacaacaaGGAGAAACTACTCAAGGTGATTGGTGACATCAttgaagagaagaaagtgaagtAA
- the LOC108443842 gene encoding cytosolic phospholipase A2 gamma-like isoform X2, which yields MDQDRSGKSEVRIGHSLNEAERCHLATRIKTVLHCLKQNGISCSEDEVPNIALLGSGGGLRAMIALLGLVSQLKEEGLLDCIMYLSGVSGSTWCMASLYKELDWSTKLETVKENIVQRLADGSVSWLKRGLKLAKYHSEKDNFTLTDVFSALIVSHMVKEIDEHKVSEQRSNYTNEPYPIYTVIDKKCKHEGLNADPWFEITPDESGYSLTGAFVDSSCWGSEFENGKKIKDQPEMDMLYLQGLCGSAFGDIGQHLNLLYEALKYLITDKVGCAEESHTPQTQDVQNGYLMLLTLVELNLCVLRKEDPTVHLRTMKDLLKDKYDEAKNMTVHLEKLMTSEGKLPESELKDYTLSVCSSVTDMFKVWGVSDDFWFYILRSIEKTVKWIWGTTYNYLFAMEAQDVDLSIIYSEKRDYMDAGLLLNIPFFSVLRKERKIDLIISLDCNCLTPFKSVVRAAELCQDLNIPFPEVVAPPEGTELQDFYVFRGYGKAPTVVHIPLFNAVNCKGEILEWMKKYHTFRLDYSRSEITDLMEKAGVNIKNNKEKLLKVIGDIIEEKKVK from the exons ATGGACCAGGACAGAAGTGGTAAAAg TGAGGTGAGAATTGGTCACTCTCTAAATGAAGCAGAGAGGTGCCATTTGGCCACAAGGATAAAGACTGTTCTCCACTGCCTGAAGCAGAATGGTATATCCTGCAGTGAG GACGAGGTGCCTAACATCGCATTGCTGGGCTCTGGTGGTGGTTTGAGAGCGATGATTGCACTACTGGGATTAGTGAGTCAGCTGAAAGAAGAGGGACTGCTGGACTGCATCATGTACCTGAGTGGAGTTTCAGGATCTACCTG GTGCATGGCATCATTATATAAAGAACTGGACTGGTCCACCAAACTGGAGACTGTGAAAGAAAACATTGTCCAAAGGCTTGCTGACGGCAGTGTCAGTTGGTTGAAAAGGGGTCTAAAACTGGCAAAATACCATTCAGAAAAAGACAATTTCACCCTGACAGATGTGTTTTCAGCACTGATTGTGTCTCACATGGTGAAAGAG ATTGATGAACACAAAGTCTCAGAGCAGAGAAGCAACTACACCAATGAACCGTATcccatttacactgtgattGACAAGAAGTGTAAACATGAAGGACTGAATGCAG aTCCTTGGTTTGAGATCACTCCAGATGAGTCAGGTTATTCTCTCACTGGAGCCTTTGTGGATTCCTCCTGTTGGGGAAGTGAGTTTGAGAATGGAAAGAAGATTAAAGACCAGCCTGAGATGGACATGCTGTATTTACAAG GCTTGTGTGGCAGTGCCTTCGGAGATATTGGACAGCACCTTAACTTACTCTATGAGGCACTAAAATATCTGATTACAG ACAAAGTAGGATGCGCAGAAGAGAGTCATACACCACAAACACAAGATGTGCAGAATGGTTACCTGATGCTCTTAACACTTGTGGAACTCAACCTTTGTGTGTTAAGAAAGGAGGATCCTACAGTTCACCTCAGAACCATGAAGGACTTACTGAAAG ATAAATATGATGAAGCGAAAAACATGACTGTCCATCTAGAGAAGCTGATGACATCAGAAGGGAAACTCCCAGAGTCCGAGTTAAAGGACTACACCCTGTCTGTATGCAGTTCTGTCACTGACATGTTTAAGGTGTGGGGTGTTTCTGATG atttttggTTTTACATTCTGAGATCTATAGAGAAAACTGTTAAGTGGATCTGGGGAACAACTTATAACTACCTCTTCGCGATGGAAG CTCAAGATGTTGACCTCAGTATCATTTACTCAGAGAAGAGAGACTACATGGATGCTGGACTGTTACTCAACATACCCTTTTTCTCAGTGCTGAGAAAAGAACGAAAAATCGACCTCATCATTTCCCTTGACTGTAATTGTTTGACTCCGTTTAAG TCAGTGGTTCGCGCTGCTGAACTATGCCAAGACCTTAACATTCCTTTCCCTGAAGTTGTTGCACCTCCTGAAGGTACAGAACTACAGGACTTCTATGTGTTTAGAGGATATGGCAAAGCTCCAACTGTGGTTCACATCCCTCTTTTCAATGCAGTCAACTGCAAAG GAGAAATTCTGGAGTGGATGAAAAAATATCACACCTTTCGACTGGACTACAGTCGTAGTGAGATCACAGATCTTATGGAGAAAGCTGGAGtaaacatcaaaaacaacaaGGAGAAACTACTCAAGGTGATTGGTGACATCAttgaagagaagaaagtgaagtAA